A segment of the Nostoc sp. TCL26-01 genome:
TGGCATAGCGGATATATTCTTCAGTTCGTGGTTCCAGGGTGAAGCCAAAACGCACAGCAAAGCGGACACCACGATAAATGCGGGTGGGATCTTCGATAAAGCTGTTGGCGTGTAAAACCTTGATTTGCTTGGCTTTTAAATCTAGCAAACCACCAAAGAAATCGAGTAATTCACCAGCACGAGGAGAGGTGAGGCGCAAAGCCAGGGCATTGATGGTAAAGTCTCGACGATATAAGTCTTGGCGAATGGAACTTGCTTCTACTTCTGGATTAGCTGCTGGGTAAGGATAGAATTCTGTCCGGGCGGTGGCAATATCCACCCATAGAGAATCTAAATCTGGGTCTTTGTGCCACAATAACGCAGCTGTTTGAAAAGCCCCATGAATCTCTAACCGGGCAACTGGGTAAATTTCTTGGAGTTCCTTGGCTAATTCTACACCTGCACCCACATCTGCGGACTGGTGAAAACCATCGACTACTAAGTCAATGTCTGTAATCATCAGAGTGCCGTTTGCCGATTCAGCTAACAGCAAGTCTCGTACCGCACCACCGACTAAGTAGAGATGCCAACCTCGTTTTTCGGCTGCTTGGGCAGCGACGGTGAGTAATTGCCAAAGTTGGGGATGCAAGCGAGATTTTAATTCAGTGCTGAGTGCGGAGTTTGAAGTTCTGCGAGCAGGTTTCGACTCTGAACCCATCACTCGAAATGGGCTAAACGCCCCGCTAACATGACTATTTTGATGTAATTCCCGCAGAACATCGGTACGAGTAACAATACCAACTAATTGCTCATTTGCCAATACTGGCAAGCGTCCGATATCATAAGTTACCATCAACGACTCGATTTGTGGCAGTGTTGTGTCTGGGGTAATGGTTTTTAAGTCGGTTGTCATATAACCTTTGACTGGTGCATGACTAAATCCGTGGTGTAAGGCAATATCCAAATCTCGGCGGGAAATAATGCCTACCAGTTGCCCTTGAGGATCAACTACAGATAAACCAGAGTGTCCGTAGCGTAATAAAATTCTCTGTGCTTCAGCAATTGTAGTGTCAGGACGGATGGTGCGGACTGGGGAGGACATTAAATCTCTGGCTGTTGGGGGATGGGGAATAGTGGTTTTGATTCCGTCTAGGAGTTGTTGAAGAATATCTTGGGAATTGACACCGCGTAGGTTGAGTGATGCAGCTTGGGAATGACCCCCTCCACTAAACATCTGAAATAATAGGTCAAGATGGATACCAGGAATTTGCGATCGCCCAATCACTGTACAACGAGAGTCATCTTTACTCAACGGATATTCATTGACCAACAGTAAGGCATCAATCTCTGTTAACTCTATTAGTTGAGATGCTAAACTCGATAACCCTGGAACAAATCCTTCAGTTGTTAAAGTTACCCAGGCAATAGTATAACCACGCAAACAAAGATATTCTAATTTTTCCAGCCCTTCTGTTAGCAATCGTTGTAATTGGGGAGATAAACCAGGATCGCGGTAATTGGCAATGACGGAGAGACTAGCACCTTGCTGCATCAACCAAGCCAAAGCTAAAGCATCCCTTGGTGTAGATTGTTCATAAGTAAGAGAACCTGTATCTACATGAATACCCAAAGCCATGACCGTAGCTTGAGCAACACTCAGGGGGACTTGTTGTTGTTGCAGTTGCTCAACGATTAAAGTGGTGGTTGCCCCTACAGCAGCAATATGCGACTCAATCGCCGGGATATCTGATGTTTGTCCCAGGTGATGGTCATAAATCGTAATATTAGTGACTTGGGGTAAATCTAACCACTCAGCAGCTTTACCCAAGCGATCGCGCTGTTGTGCATCTACTACAGCAATTGAACGAATTTTTTCTGGATTTACCGAACGTCTTTCTATCAGAGGATACTCATCTCGATGCAGTGCCAAAAAATCCCGCACCGGTGGATGCGCACCGCCAGTCAACACAATCTTACTTCCAGGCAATAGACAAGTTAGCCCTACTGCTGCGCCCAAGGCATCAAAATCGGCTGTAGTGTGGCAAAGAATTAAATCCATATGCAAGAGTCAAGAGTCAATGGTCAAGAGTCAATGGTCAATATTGGTCGTCCAGACTTTGGACTTGGGACTGTGGACTATTGACTCAATTGTGGCAATTTCTGCTAGCTTACAATTAAGGAATAACTGTCAGTGTCGCTGTTTACGATATTCTATTTTTAGTATTTCTTTTAGTTTGTCGCTGTCTTGGGAGAAGGAAAAATGACCATAATATTCCAATTCGCTTTGGTAGCTCTGGTTTTGTTGTCTTTTGTACTAGTTGTGGGCGTACCTGTTGCTTATGCGACTCCCCAAAGCTGGGTAGAATCTAAAAAGCTACTCTGGGTTGGTTCTGGTGCTTGGATTGCTTTGGTACTTTTGGTGGGAGTATTAAACTTCTTTGTCGTCTAGGCGATCGCTTTTTGCCCAGCGTAGCTGATTGCATCGTCTACAAATAGACCATAACAAAAAAATTAATCCAGCAGGAAACCCCGCAACACAGGTAAAAAATCCTAAATAAATTTACCTTGTTAAAAATCTCCGACTAGAGACGTTGTGTGTAACGTTTCTGGCTAACTCCCCATCCTTCACTGGTGGGGATTTTTAATAATTGTGTTTTCCTGCGCTTCTACATTCAAATAAGAAATGTATATTGGCAAGAAGTATAGTAGATTTCAGAGATAGTCATGGCAGTTTTCGAGGGAACTTTTACTCAAGCAGAAGCCTTGCGTTTAGCAGTGGTCATCGGTCGATTTAATGACCTCGTAACCACGAAACTGCTGGCAGGATGCCAAGATTGTTTAAAACGCCACGGTGTAGACCCTGATCCCCACGGTCAGCAGGTCGATTATGTGTGGGTTCCAGGAAGTTTTGAAGTACCTCTTGTCGCCCGACAATTAGCTCTTAGCCATCGTTATGACGCAGTAATTTGTCTTGGGGCAGTCATTCGCGGACAAACACCCCACTTTGATTACGTATCCTCAGAAGTAGCCAAGGGAATCGCCGCAGCCAGTTTTCAAACTGGAGTTCCAGTAATTTTTGGCATTTTGACAGTAGATACTATGCAGCAAGCACTCGAAAGAGCAGGCATTAAAGCTAATCATGGCTGGGATTATGCCATGAATGCCCTAGAAATGGCTAGCTTAATGCGACAATTGCGTTCCAACATGACCGATTCTTACCCCCACAACACCCAATCTCTACCAGCCGCTTTCCCTAATACCAATGTGGGCAATTTAACCGCAGAGTCTCAAGAAGTTAGTTGACCCACCAGAGGGTCAGAATCCCCGTTCCCTTGGGGCAATTGTGTTGGACAGAATTTCAACAAGAGTCCAACACCTGCCCTATTCCCTATTCCCCTATTCCCTTATTCCCTGTTACCTGTTACCTATTCCCTATTCCCTATTCCCTATTCCCTATTCCCTATTCCCTATTCCCTATTCCCTATTCCCTATTCCCTATTCCCTATTCCCTATTCCCTATTCCCTATTCCCTATTCCCCATTCTCAGACAGAGAACTCAGCAATCACAATTTCCAAGTTTAAACAGTTGACAAATAAAAATTAATTTGTCATATTTATATTAGTGCAGTTTGCGGGTATAGCTCAGTGGTAGAGCGTCACCTTGCCAAGGTGAATGTCGCGCGTTCGAATCGCGTTACCCGCTTGTTGGTTTTAATCAAAAGAATAATCTGTTTTTTAGGTTGACAGCTAAAGCTATTAGCTAAGATTTTGGTTAGTCCTTTTTTGGCTCAATCTCCGACTGCTGGAAGTTCGTCAGCAAGTACACATGGAAATCCATTTCCAGATCAGGATGTATTTTCATGATCAATAGCTGGTGAATGAAGCAGAGTTTTACTCAATGGGTTGTCTTCAGAGGAATAGGCACGTAAGCTTAGAAATATAGCTCACACAATAACCTAATCAATGCTCAAAAAGTTGCTGGACATTAATTTTGTCAAGACAAATGAAAATACAGAAATTTTTCACCAAACTAGTCAAACTTAAAAGTAGGGAATGGTGATGAGTAACTCATAATGTTTCATACTTCATGCTTAATCACTAATCCCTGTTGATCCGTCTTGGTACTTATATAGATTAATTAGAGAGAAGCCAAAGTCATTGACTGAGAACACTCTCAAAACTTGTAAAAAACACGCTCAAGTCATTAGAACGCTTGTGCAATCTAAAAAACCCGAAAAAATCGACCTTACCACTGAATACCCCTGTCCTTGCCGTCGTCGAGGACGGTTAGTACCGATTACCCTGACAGAAGCATTTGGTTGCGATCGCTGTCAACAAATCTTTGTCGTCGAAGATAATGGTCATGTTCTGGAACAATTGTCTACTACTTATCCCTACAAGCGGGCTTGGCGCTGGACTGGGGGTAGTTGGCACGTAGTTCATCCAAAGTTGGGAGAAAGCTATTTACCCATAGCGCTCGGCATTATTTTCGTGCTAGTGATTATATGGCTACCATTAGCACTGCGATTAGCCAATGGTTCTAGTATAATTGCTTGGGCAATGGTGGCGGTGCTACTGGTGATTATGCCAGCATTTATGCTCTGGCTTACCTACCGACGATAATTCCATGACCGTTGCAGCTTTGGATGATTATCCCGAACCCATGAAAAGCGCATCTAGTGCTTTTCAAGCCTCCCTGAAGTTAGGCACTACTAAAGGAATAGACCGTAGCCGTGCTGTGTTGGCAATGGCACAGGCACTAGAACAATCATTTGATGATATTTTAGAAGCCAACACGTTAGATTTAGAAGCCAGTCGAGAAATGGCAGTGCCAGAATTAATCTTAGATTGGCTCAAGCTAACTCCCACAAGACTAGAAACCACAGTCGAAATTCTCCAGAGATTAGGGGAAATCTCCGACCCCTTGCGGCGAGTAAGAAACGCCGACTACCAACCAGAAGACTCTCAAAGCTACTCCCAGTTAATGCCTTTGGGGGTGATTGGCTTTATTTATGAAGCGTTTCCCGATTTAGGGGCGATCGCTGCCGGGTTGTGCATTAAAACCGGCAATAGTATTATTCTCAAAGGCAGTACAGAAGCTAGCCACTCAAATGCAGCGATCGCTCAAGCATTACAAAGTGGGATTATAGAGGTGGGATTGCCACCTGGTTGTGTAGAACTAGTAACAACAGAACATGGTGGTTCATTACGGGATTTAATCACCCAAGACCAATATGTCAATCTGGTGATTCCCTATGGACGCTCTAGTCTAGTACAGCAGGTAATGCGTCAAGCAACTTGCCCTGTATTAAAATCAGCAATGGGCAACTGTTACTTATACTGGTCGTTAAACGGCAGCTTAGAAATGGTACGTTGGATGATTCTCGATAGTCATGAAAGCGAACCAGATCCCGTCAACGCCATTGAAAAAGTGCTAATTCACCGTCAAGCCATGCCATCATCCTTAGCAGTGCTGTGGAATAGCCTCAAGGAAAAGGGTTTTGAGATTAAAGGTGACGAGGAACTAGTAGAAGCCTTTCCTCAATTGCGGCTGGTAAAAGATGAGGAATGGGTAAACCCCTATCTAACTAAGACAGTGGCATTTAAACTAGTGGATGGCTTAGAAACTGCGATCGCTTGGATTAATCGCCACAGTAGTGGTCATGCCGACTCTATCGCTACTGAATCCTATCAAGAAAGTCGTCAGTTTGCACTAGGAGTAAATAGCGCCTCCACCTACATCAACACATCTCCCCGCTTCTCTCGCAACCCTTCACGAGGAGATACAGTATTTTTGGGTATGTCCAATCAAAAAGGTCATCGTCGTGGCTTTATTAGTTTAGAAACCCTGACGACGGTGAAACATATTATTCAAGGCAATGGCAGGTTTTAAAAGTTTGGTGTGAGAAGAAAACTGTTCTACATTTACAATCGTAATTAAATAGCGTTAATTAATTTCTCATACCAGGCAAAACTTGATAAATTGAGAGTCTAGATTAAATGTCAATTTTCTCATCAACCAAACCAGCGTGCTTCGTCTAATCAGACAAAAAACTGCGAAATACACAGCCGTATGAAATTATTCACCATTATCATAACGTCCTGACTGTCAAAACATGGGGTGGTGTAGAATCTGGTGGGTAAATCACATCTACTTGCAAATTACGCCGACTAGCAGGTGGCATGACAAACTGGACTAGTGGTTCCAAAACTTGACCTGTTCTGTGCCAAAGATGGACGTAGCGAGTTTTTTGTTGTCCTTGGTCATCGAAATAAGTTAACTTTACTGTACCTCGGAAGAAGGGAAAATCTAGGGACGGTTTACGAAAACGTATACCACCTTGAGATAGCTGATCTTCCTTCAGGGGTGTTTCTAGAGTTACTGTGACTTTTTGAGTTTGGTTAGTCTGATTTTTTAAAGGTAAACTGAGATTATATTCCACCCCATAATTACCGTGGGCTTCGTATGCCGTATCAGGATAGCGTACCAGCATTTTAGCTGTTTGGTTTTGTCCAGTTCCCAATCTGCCACCGCGCAAAGTTACCAGGGGATAAGAAATACCTTTGCCGGTTGGGGGAATTGTCAGCGTTGTGGCTTTGGGGTTATCTGTTAAGG
Coding sequences within it:
- a CDS encoding CBS domain-containing protein, with the translated sequence MDLILCHTTADFDALGAAVGLTCLLPGSKIVLTGGAHPPVRDFLALHRDEYPLIERRSVNPEKIRSIAVVDAQQRDRLGKAAEWLDLPQVTNITIYDHHLGQTSDIPAIESHIAAVGATTTLIVEQLQQQQVPLSVAQATVMALGIHVDTGSLTYEQSTPRDALALAWLMQQGASLSVIANYRDPGLSPQLQRLLTEGLEKLEYLCLRGYTIAWVTLTTEGFVPGLSSLASQLIELTEIDALLLVNEYPLSKDDSRCTVIGRSQIPGIHLDLLFQMFSGGGHSQAASLNLRGVNSQDILQQLLDGIKTTIPHPPTARDLMSSPVRTIRPDTTIAEAQRILLRYGHSGLSVVDPQGQLVGIISRRDLDIALHHGFSHAPVKGYMTTDLKTITPDTTLPQIESLMVTYDIGRLPVLANEQLVGIVTRTDVLRELHQNSHVSGAFSPFRVMGSESKPARRTSNSALSTELKSRLHPQLWQLLTVAAQAAEKRGWHLYLVGGAVRDLLLAESANGTLMITDIDLVVDGFHQSADVGAGVELAKELQEIYPVARLEIHGAFQTAALLWHKDPDLDSLWVDIATARTEFYPYPAANPEVEASSIRQDLYRRDFTINALALRLTSPRAGELLDFFGGLLDLKAKQIKVLHANSFIEDPTRIYRGVRFAVRFGFTLEPRTEEYIRYAINSGVYDRTAQTNTKTPALQTRLKAELKHILDAAYWQSALQLLDNLGALQCIHPTLTLDNELTRQLRLLERCLRRFDTQQTLIPWQMRLELLIAHLAPEYRGKVAKNLQLAEDSMERLQKLAKIQQTIAQSLPKCQRPSQIVQQLRKYDLELLILIALQSQRQIRQQIWHYLTVLSHIQPLLNGNDLKKLGYKPSPQYRQMLDHLLAATLDGEIQNQIEAEEFLAKYYPQ
- the psbZ gene encoding photosystem II reaction center protein PsbZ produces the protein MTIIFQFALVALVLLSFVLVVGVPVAYATPQSWVESKKLLWVGSGAWIALVLLVGVLNFFVV
- the ribH gene encoding 6,7-dimethyl-8-ribityllumazine synthase, with protein sequence MAVFEGTFTQAEALRLAVVIGRFNDLVTTKLLAGCQDCLKRHGVDPDPHGQQVDYVWVPGSFEVPLVARQLALSHRYDAVICLGAVIRGQTPHFDYVSSEVAKGIAAASFQTGVPVIFGILTVDTMQQALERAGIKANHGWDYAMNALEMASLMRQLRSNMTDSYPHNTQSLPAAFPNTNVGNLTAESQEVS
- a CDS encoding glutamate-5-semialdehyde dehydrogenase, with the protein product MTVAALDDYPEPMKSASSAFQASLKLGTTKGIDRSRAVLAMAQALEQSFDDILEANTLDLEASREMAVPELILDWLKLTPTRLETTVEILQRLGEISDPLRRVRNADYQPEDSQSYSQLMPLGVIGFIYEAFPDLGAIAAGLCIKTGNSIILKGSTEASHSNAAIAQALQSGIIEVGLPPGCVELVTTEHGGSLRDLITQDQYVNLVIPYGRSSLVQQVMRQATCPVLKSAMGNCYLYWSLNGSLEMVRWMILDSHESEPDPVNAIEKVLIHRQAMPSSLAVLWNSLKEKGFEIKGDEELVEAFPQLRLVKDEEWVNPYLTKTVAFKLVDGLETAIAWINRHSSGHADSIATESYQESRQFALGVNSASTYINTSPRFSRNPSRGDTVFLGMSNQKGHRRGFISLETLTTVKHIIQGNGRF